The following coding sequences lie in one Rutidosis leptorrhynchoides isolate AG116_Rl617_1_P2 chromosome 4, CSIRO_AGI_Rlap_v1, whole genome shotgun sequence genomic window:
- the LOC139840776 gene encoding scarecrow-like protein 14 — protein MVMEPRDDEYSDYVNGFSLDDETIMPVFSQSSGSANGFRFRDEPLDLSFLEIPKSVPNSAHCMSDISSCLSSQSDSPDEFADCVFKYINQILVDEDIEAKQSMFHDPLALQATEKEFYEALGEKYPAPASNVETNTENFFNGLNEYSNCSTSGSNFTDSYWAGRDSLEPKSSTMPAPSLEYPMLSSFGSTTSATNDHFGTLDSMINTHLVENIFTDSESILQFNKGMEEASKFLPPIKPLVIDLDQYNLPSNSKDIDSEFTVKDEFLEADNSSSGPRARKYHQMEDNAYVEERSSKQSAVYVEEDVLSEMFDRVVLCTDPGGPSMSACEEPPRNVTKKLQNGQAYGNSSGWITRSWGGSSGEPTDVRTLLVNCAQSVAVNDRTKANEQLKQIRQHASPTGDAPQRLAHIFATGLEARLAGTGSQLYATKSALTISAAEKLKAYQVYLSACPFKKIAIFFANKVIYEAASTASTLHIVDFGIAYGFQWPVLIKHLAARPGGPPKLRMTGIEFPKPGFRPAEGVEETGRRLANYCAKFNVPFEYNAIATQNWETVRIEDLKLQRNECLAVNTLIRFKNLPDDNTVMVNSPRDGVLKMIRDMRPDIFVQTVVNGSYSSPFFVTRFKEALFHFSSMFDMFDATLDRNDEQRLNFEKEFCGREAMNVIACEGGERVERPETYKQWQARLSKAGFKVKPLNSELVSKLKAKVKAGYHKDFVFDEDGKWVLQGWKGRILRASSCWVPA, from the coding sequence ATGGTTATGGAGCCGAGAGACGACGAATATTCGGATTATGTAAACGGTTTTTCTTTGGATGATGAGACTATCATGCCGGTTTTCAGTCAGTCATCTGGTAGTGCAAATGGATTTAGGTTCAGAGATGAGCCTTTAGATTTAAGTTTTCTCGAAATTCCTAAATCGGTACCGAATTCTGCTCATTGTATGTCAGATATATCATCGTGCTTATCGTCCCAGTCAGATTCTCCCGATGAGTTTGCTGACTGTGTATTTAAGTACATAAATCAGATTCTCGTAGATGAAGATATCGAGGCTAAGCAGAGTATGTTTCATGATCCGTTAGCTCTGCAAGCAACTGAAAAAGAGTTTTATGAAGCCCTTGGTGAAAAATACCCTGCTCCTGCTTCAAATGTTGAAACAAATACCGAAAACTTTTTTAACGGTTTAAACGAGTATAGTAACTGTAGCACCAGTGGTAGCAACTTTACTGATTCTTACTGGGCGGGTCGTGACTCTCTTGAACCAAAATCGTCAACTATGCCAGCTCCTTCTCTTGAATACCCGATGTTGTCATCATTTGGTTCTACTACTAGTGCTACTAATGATCATTTTGGCACGTTAGACTCGATGATAAATACACACCTCGTTGAAAATATATTCACCGATAGCGAGTCTATCTTGCAGTTCAATAAAGGGATGGAAGAAGCTAGTAAATTCCTTCCTCCTATTAAACCTTTAGTTATCGATTTGGATCAATATAACTTGCCATCAAATTCAAAAGATATTGACTCAGAGTTTACCGTGAAGGACGAGTTTCTCGAGGCAGACAACTCGTCCAGTGGGCCCCGGGCAAGAAAATATCATCAAATGGAGGATAATGCTTATGTGGAAGAAAGGAGTAGTAAACAGTCTGCTGTTTATGTTGAAGAGGACGTGTTATCTGAAATGTTTGATAGAGTTGTTCTCTGTACAGATCCTGGTGGTCCATCGATGTCTGCTTGCGAAGAACCACCTAGAAATGTAACTAAAAAACTACAAAATGGACAAGCATATGGTAATAGTAGCGGTTGGATTACTCGTTCGTGGGGAGGTAGTTCAGGTGAACCGACAGATGTCAGGACTCTATTGGTCAACTGTGCGCAGTCAGTTGCTGTTAATGATCGTACGAAAGCTAATGAACAATTGAAACAAATAAGACAACATGCTTCTCCTACAGGTGATGCTCCACAAAGGTTAGCTCATATCTTTGCTACTGGTCTTGAGGCACGCTTAGCTGGCACTGGGTCCCAGCTTTACGCTACTAAAAGTGCCTTGACAATTTCAGCTGCTGAAAAGTTGAAAGCCTATCAAGTCTATCTTTCAGCTTGCCCTTTCAAGAAGATAGCTATCTTTTTCGCTAATAAAGTCATATATGAAGCAGCTTCAACAGCATCTACCCTTCATAttgtagattttggtattgcatacgGGTTTCAGTGGCCTGTTCTTATTAAGCATCTTGCAGCGAGACCTGGTGGGCCACCTAAGTTAAGGATGACTGGAATTGAGTTCCCGAAACCTGGTTTTAGGCCTGCTGAAGGGGTAGAAGAAACAGGACGTCGTTTGGCTAACTATTGTGCAAAGTTTAATGTTCCTTTCGAGTATAATGCCATAGCAACTCAAAACTGGGAGACGGTTAGAATTGAAGATTTAAAACTTCAGAGAAACGAGTGTCTTGCTGTGAACACTCTGATTCGATTCAAAAACTTGCCTGATGACAACACAGTTATGGTGAATAGTCCACGTGATGGTGTTTTGAAGATGATTAGGGATATGAGACCGGATATTTTTGTTCAAACTGTGGTGAATGGGTCTTATAGTTCTCCATTTTTTGTTACTCGTTTTAAGGAGGCCCTTTTTCATTTCTCTTCCATGTTTGATATGTTTGATGCTACTTTAGACCGTAACGATGAGCAAAGATTGAATTTTGAAAAGGAGTTTTGTGGGCGTGAAGCTATGAATGTGATTGCGTGTGAAGGTGGTGAGAGGGTCGAAAGGCCCGAAACGTACAAGCAGTGGCAGGCCCGACTCTCGAAAGCTGGATTCAAGGTCAAACCCTTGAATTCGGAGCTGGTTTCTAAACTGAAGGCCAAAGTGAAAGCAGGGTATCATAAAGATTTTGTGTTTGATGAAGATGGTAAATGGGTGTTGCAGGGATGGAAAGGTCGTATTTTGCGTGCTAGTTCATGTTGGGTTCCAGCCTAA